A genome region from Spirochaetota bacterium includes the following:
- a CDS encoding hemolysin III family protein, whose translation MPVNRSELLSFYSHAVGVIIAIVGLVILIFTASTPIIQLLSVIYGISVIVLFTASTLYHGLKQHEDEDSLWRRLDHMAIFIMIAGTYTPVCYIYLEFGTAMYIIAAQWVLVVLGIIFKLYFFNAPRIVYTAIYLAMGWMAIIVIKDIINVMDAMSLWYLFLGGVAFTVGALFYIVKWPKKTNGYVGFHEIFHGFILLGAFFHYMMVYHGIQHIQTIH comes from the coding sequence ATGCCTGTTAACCGATCAGAACTACTATCATTCTATTCACATGCTGTGGGAGTAATTATTGCTATAGTGGGGTTGGTTATTTTAATTTTTACAGCCAGCACACCAATTATTCAGTTACTATCGGTTATATATGGCATTTCTGTAATTGTGCTGTTTACTGCAAGCACACTGTATCATGGATTAAAGCAGCATGAAGATGAGGACTCACTATGGAGAAGGCTTGACCATATGGCAATTTTTATAATGATTGCAGGAACATATACTCCCGTCTGCTATATCTATCTTGAATTTGGTACTGCCATGTATATTATTGCTGCTCAGTGGGTGCTGGTGGTACTGGGGATTATATTCAAGTTGTATTTTTTCAATGCACCGCGAATTGTATATACAGCAATTTATCTTGCAATGGGGTGGATGGCAATAATTGTCATTAAGGATATCATCAATGTGATGGATGCAATGTCATTATGGTATCTTTTTTTAGGTGGGGTTGCATTTACTGTTGGAGCATTGTTTTATATAGTGAAATGGCCAAAAAAGACTAACGGATATGTTGGATTCCATGAGATTTTTCATGGATTTATTCTGTTAGGTGCGTTTTTTCATTATATGATGGTATATCATGGTATACAACACATACAAACCATACATTAA